In one window of Miscanthus floridulus cultivar M001 chromosome 12, ASM1932011v1, whole genome shotgun sequence DNA:
- the LOC136495789 gene encoding putative UPF0496 protein 2: MAAEDIEEEYNSTLRSQSKEMEALLETQEIIISPVLHNMMVHRRTSSEIELAMANYFDATTEALEMCRQLLQNIKDAQSNYQSMDSFLASISASHALDFAFTSNNPFCTTTRSNLRPIHDKYSCILQSIRSSHRRLGRKLKMVKAVKKLSRALVVMAGGAAAFGTGAHLLFFGLLLIGTATTGALKTWLAARASTKKPSSKTMSSLLQLQEQLDTAAKGTYVVGQDLDTVSNLVARLSDAIERENAMARWCAERADERSSVLEMVNELRRSCSSSKRLTDELEEHVCLFLATIHRARNLVIQEISKKA, translated from the coding sequence ATGGCGGCTGAGGACATTGAAGAGGAGTACAACAGCACACTGCGCTCACAATCCAAGGAGATGGAAGCTCTTCTTGAGACTCAGGAGATCATCATCTCTCCAGTGCTTCATAACATGATGGTGCACCGAAGAACATCTTCAGAGATTGAGCTCGCAATGGCAAATTACTTCGACGCTACCACGGAGGCCCTAGAGATGTGCAGGCAGCTCCTCCAGAATATCAAAGACGCCCAAAGCAACTACCAATCCATGGACAGCTTCCTAGCTAGCATCTCAGCTTCCCATGCACTTGACTTCGCTTTCACAAGCAACAACCCTTTCTGCACCACAACACGAAGCAACTTGAGGCCGATCCACGACAAGTACTCCTGCATACTTCAGAGCATCAGGTCGAGCCACAGGAGACTAGGGAGGAAGCTCAAGATGGTGAAGGCCGTCAAGAAGCTCTCGCGTGCCTTGGTCGTCATGGCGGGCGGAGCGGCTGCCTTCGGCACGGGGGCGCACCTGCTGTTCTTCGGTCTCCTCCTCATCGGGACGGCGACCACGGGGGCGCTCAAGACGTGGCTCGCGGCGAGGGCTAGTACAAAGAAGCCGTCCAGCAAGACGATGTCGTCATTGCTTCAGCTGCAGGAGCAGCTCGACACAGCGGCGAAGGGCACCTACGTCGTTGGCCAGGACCTCGACACTGTCAGCAACCTCGTGGCGCGGCTCTCCGATGCCATCGAGCGGGAGAACGCCATGGCGAGGTGGTGCGCGGAGAGAGCGGACGAGAGGAGCTCGGTGCTAGAGATGGTGAATGAGCTCAGGCGCAGCTGCTCGAGCTCCAAGAGACTCACCGATGAGCTGGAGGAGCACGTGTGCCTGTTCCTTGCCACCATACATAGGGCTAGAAATTTGGTCATCCAAGAGATCTCCAAGAAAGCTTGA